A genomic stretch from Candidatus Methylomirabilota bacterium includes:
- a CDS encoding cobalamin-independent methionine synthase II family protein gives MKRSTERFLTTHTGSLPRPDDLIQTMFAKDEGVPVDPAALGARVRSAVAEVVRKQTGAGVDIVNDGEFSKPSYATYIKDRLSGFGGTSQPLQYQDLVDFPAMARRVFGDPGRARRKTPACTGPITVRDTRAAQTDVDNLRAALGEVKAQDAFMSAASPGVISLFFRNDHYGSHEAYLAAIADAMKREYETVAQAGLVLQVDCPDLAMGRHIQFAGLSLEEFRKMALLHVEALNQALANIPPEQLRMHLCWGNYEGPHHYDVPLADILDIVFRARPSGVSFEAANPRHAHEWRVFERVKLPEGKVIIPGVLDSTTNFIEHPELVAERISRYARLVGRENVLVGTDCGFGTWVGQAAVDPDIVWAKLRSMAEGARLASREFW, from the coding sequence ATGAAACGCAGCACCGAGCGCTTCCTGACCACGCATACCGGCAGCCTGCCCCGGCCGGACGATCTGATCCAGACGATGTTCGCGAAGGACGAAGGTGTGCCGGTCGACCCGGCGGCTCTGGGCGCCCGCGTCCGGTCGGCGGTGGCGGAGGTCGTGCGCAAGCAGACCGGGGCCGGCGTCGACATCGTCAACGACGGCGAGTTCAGCAAGCCGAGCTACGCCACCTACATCAAGGACCGGCTGAGCGGGTTCGGCGGCACGAGCCAGCCGCTTCAGTACCAGGACTTGGTGGACTTTCCCGCGATGGCCCGGCGCGTGTTCGGCGATCCCGGCCGCGCGCGGCGCAAGACGCCCGCCTGCACGGGCCCGATCACCGTGCGCGACACCCGGGCCGCGCAGACCGACGTGGACAACTTGAGGGCGGCGCTCGGCGAGGTCAAGGCCCAGGACGCCTTCATGTCCGCGGCCTCACCAGGCGTCATCTCCCTGTTCTTCCGAAACGACCACTACGGGAGCCACGAGGCGTACCTGGCCGCCATTGCCGACGCGATGAAGCGCGAGTACGAGACCGTGGCGCAGGCGGGCCTGGTGCTCCAGGTCGACTGCCCGGACCTGGCCATGGGCCGGCACATCCAGTTCGCCGGCCTCAGCCTCGAGGAATTCCGTAAGATGGCGCTCCTGCACGTCGAGGCCCTCAACCAGGCCCTGGCCAACATCCCGCCCGAGCAGCTGCGCATGCATCTTTGCTGGGGCAACTACGAGGGGCCGCATCACTACGACGTGCCGCTGGCGGACATCCTCGACATCGTGTTCAGGGCACGGCCCAGCGGCGTGTCCTTCGAGGCCGCCAACCCGCGTCACGCCCACGAGTGGCGGGTGTTCGAGCGGGTCAAGCTGCCGGAAGGCAAGGTCATCATCCCCGGGGTCCTCGACTCGACCACCAACTTCATCGAGCACCCCGAGCTGGTGGCCGAGCGCATCAGCCGCTATGCGCGGCTGGTCGGCCGTGAAAACGTCCTGGTCGGGACCGACTGCGGTTTCGGAACCTGGGTGGGCCAGGCCGCCGTCGATCCGGATATCGTGTGGGCCAAGCTGCGCAGTATGGCCGAAGGCGCGCGGCTCGCCTCGCGCGAGTTCTGGTAG
- a CDS encoding serine protease, with the protein MKRALAALALASSACASSPGLSSRDEVIRLILPSTVQLRCEREGGGRRAGSGVVLAVDAKTRRTWILTTRHFLEPLAKQDIFVTIPGRRERVRAKVAALSSDSDLALLEAEGISLPPAKLKETAKLGDDVWIVAFPWGRRLTVVGGVVSQIGPEAGEAPVEGPARMVDASVSYGASGGGVFDAETGALIGVVESHRTARVTTPGPPEQVLEIPVPGETTLISSESILRFVERSGLQQLIRK; encoded by the coding sequence ATGAAGCGAGCGCTCGCGGCCCTCGCGCTGGCGAGTTCGGCGTGCGCTTCGAGTCCCGGGCTCTCCAGTCGCGACGAGGTCATCCGGCTGATCCTCCCCTCGACGGTCCAGCTTCGCTGTGAACGTGAGGGGGGTGGCCGCCGGGCCGGCTCCGGGGTCGTTCTCGCCGTAGACGCTAAAACCCGCCGCACCTGGATCCTCACCACCCGACATTTTCTGGAGCCGCTCGCGAAGCAAGACATTTTCGTGACCATTCCGGGCCGAAGGGAGCGCGTGAGGGCCAAGGTGGCGGCGCTGAGCAGCGATTCCGACCTGGCGCTCCTGGAGGCGGAGGGGATCAGCTTGCCCCCGGCCAAGCTCAAGGAGACGGCCAAGCTCGGCGACGACGTATGGATCGTCGCCTTCCCGTGGGGGCGTCGCCTGACGGTCGTCGGCGGCGTCGTCAGCCAGATCGGCCCCGAAGCGGGAGAGGCGCCCGTCGAGGGACCGGCCCGGATGGTCGATGCCTCGGTCAGCTATGGGGCGAGCGGGGGCGGCGTGTTCGACGCGGAGACCGGTGCGCTCATCGGGGTCGTGGAGAGCCACCGCACGGCTCGGGTGACCACCCCGGGCCCGCCCGAGCAGGTCCTGGAGATCCCGGTTCCTGGGGAGACGACGCTGATCTCTTCGGAGTCGATCCTTCGCTTCGTCGAACGCTCGGGGTTGCAGCAGTTGATCCGCAAATGA
- a CDS encoding DUF1344 domain-containing protein — protein MLKSLGIALIIMLALSFAGAWAGEIEGKIQTLDTSDRTIVLDNGTTLSVAEGVSMDMLKQGADVKVSYEERDGKNIATSVEVK, from the coding sequence ATGTTGAAGTCGCTAGGCATCGCGCTGATCATCATGCTCGCACTGTCCTTCGCCGGAGCCTGGGCGGGAGAGATCGAGGGCAAGATCCAGACCCTCGACACGTCGGACCGGACCATCGTCCTCGATAACGGCACCACGCTGTCGGTAGCCGAGGGAGTCTCGATGGACATGCTGAAGCAGGGGGCCGACGTGAAGGTTTCCTACGAGGAGCGCGACGGAAAGAACATCGCCACCAGCGTCGAAGTGAAGTAG
- a CDS encoding response regulator codes for MPDPVVVLIEDEPQIRRFLRATLAGQGYRLFEATTGADGLVEVGSRQPDVVIVDLGLPDTDGLEVIRRLREWTAVPIIVLSARGQERDKVTALDAGADDYVSKPFAAGELLARIRVALRHAVGATHEEGEATFKVGELQVNLSARQVLVGGRDMHLTPIEYKLLTTLVRHAGKVVTHQQLLREVWGPTHTDQAHYVRVYMAHLRHKLEIEPARPRYLLTEPGVGYRLAAD; via the coding sequence ATGCCTGATCCGGTCGTCGTCCTCATCGAGGACGAGCCGCAGATCCGGCGATTTTTAAGAGCCACGCTGGCGGGCCAGGGCTACCGGTTGTTCGAGGCGACGACGGGAGCGGACGGCCTGGTGGAAGTGGGCTCGCGTCAACCGGACGTCGTCATCGTCGATCTCGGCTTGCCGGACACGGACGGTCTGGAGGTGATCCGCCGGCTGCGCGAGTGGACGGCCGTCCCGATCATCGTCCTGTCGGCGCGGGGCCAGGAGCGCGACAAGGTCACGGCGCTCGACGCCGGCGCCGACGATTACGTGAGCAAGCCGTTCGCCGCCGGCGAGCTGCTGGCGCGGATCCGCGTGGCCCTCCGGCACGCCGTGGGAGCTACCCACGAGGAGGGCGAGGCGACGTTCAAGGTGGGCGAGCTGCAGGTAAACCTTTCCGCTCGCCAGGTGTTGGTGGGCGGGAGAGACATGCACCTTACTCCGATCGAGTACAAGCTCCTGACGACCCTCGTCCGCCACGCCGGAAAGGTCGTCACCCACCAGCAATTGCTGCGCGAGGTCTGGGGGCCGACGCATACCGACCAGGCCCACTACGTTCGCGTTTACATGGCCCACCTGCGCCACAAGCTCGAAATCGAGCCGGCCCGCCCCCGCTATCTCCTCACCGAGCCCGGTGTCGGCTACCGGCTGGCGGCCGATTGA